One Vicugna pacos chromosome X, VicPac4, whole genome shotgun sequence DNA window includes the following coding sequences:
- the USP51 gene encoding ubiquitin carboxyl-terminal hydrolase 51 — MAQIREASLPSGSLVHGSSGGGGGASPEEVAEKAGEMEEEAVGATKAYSGLGAEEMKLEPLQEPKPAHEENLTWSSGGGGGGSGDEKVLPSTPPRCHSSSSPLCPLRKPRPRPQPRVRFRGPPVPSAPPPPPAHPPPLPPPRARPWPRSRRRSRPGSRPQTRRSCSGDLGGSGDGGGLGDWLLEVEFDQGPTGCSHVESFKVAKNWQKNLRLIYQRFVWSGTPETRKRKAKSCICHVCSTHMNRLHSCLSCVFFGCFTEKHIHKHAETKQHNLAVDLYHGVIYCFMCKDYVYDKDIEQIAKETKEKILKLLTSTSSDVSQQQCMASGVEEKQSTCESKEQEPKLVKPKKKRRKKSVYTVGLRGLINLGNTCFMNCIVQALTHIPLLKDFFLSDKHKCIMTSPSLCLVCEMSSLFHAMYSGSRTPHIPYKLLHLIWIHAEHLAGYRQQDAHEFLIAILDVLHRHSKDDSVGQEANNPNCCNCIIDQIFTGGLQSDVTCQVCHTVSTTIDPCWDISLDLPGSCATFSSQSPERVDSTVSRDDHIPGIPSLTDCLQWFTRPEHLGSSAKIKCSSCQSYQESTKQLTMKKLPIVACFHLKRFEHVGKQRRKINTFISFPLELDMTPFLASTKESRMKEGQPSTDHASIENKYSLFAVINHHGTLESGHYTSFIRQQKDQWFSCDDAVITKATIEDLLYSEGYLLFYHKQGLEKD, encoded by the coding sequence ATGGCCCAAATTCGAGAAGCTTCCTTGCCCTCCGGCTCTCTGGTCCACGGGAGctcgggaggtggaggaggagcctCGCCCGAGGAGGTGGCTGAGAAGGCGGGGGAAatggaggaggaggcggtgggGGCGACGAAAGCGTATTCAGGCCTGGGAGCAGAGGAGATGAAGCTGGAGCCATTACAAGAGCCTAAGCCTGCACATGAGGAGAACTTGACGTGGagcagtggcggcggcggaggcggcagcgGCGATGAGAAGGTGCTCCCTTCAACCCCCCCTCGCTGTCACAGCAGCTCCTCGCCCCTTTGCCCTCTCCGCAAGCCCCGCCCTCGGCCCCAGCCCCGGGTCCGCTTCCGAGGCCCGCCCGTGCCTTcggccccacccccgcctccagcCCATCCTCCCCCTCTGCCGCCGCCCCGGGCCCGGCCCTGGCCCAGATCTCGGCGTAGATCCCGGCCAGGGTCCAGGCCCCAGACTCGGCGAAGCTGTTCTGGTGACCTAGgcggctctggggatggaggtggCTTAGGGGACTGGCTTCTGGAGGTGGAGTTTGATCAGGGTCCCACAGGCTGCTCTCATGTAGAGAGCTTTAAAGTAGCCAAGAACTGGCAGAAGAATCTGCGGTTGATCTACCAGCGTTTCGTTTGGAGTGGGACCCCGGAGACTAGGAAACGTAAGGCAAAGTCGTgcatctgtcatgtatgtagtacCCATATGAACAGACTCCACTCTTGTCTCTCCTGTGTCTTTTTTGGCTGCTTTACTGAGAAACATATTCACAAACATGCAGAAACCAAGCAGCACAATTTAGCTGTAGACCTCTATCATGGGGTTATATATTGCTTTATGTGTAAGGATTATGTATATGACAAAGACATAGAACAGATtgccaaagaaacaaaagagaaaattttgaaattattaacTTCCACCTCATCGGATGTTTCTCAACAACAGTGTATGGCATCAGGTGTTGAAGAGAAGCAGTCAACTTGTGAGTCAAAGGAACAAGAGCCAAAATTGGTGAAACccaagaaaaagaggagaaaaaaatcagtctaTACTGTAGGCCTGAGAGGGCTAATCAATCTTGGGAACACCTGTTTTATGAATTGTATTGTCCAGGCGCTTACCCATATTCCTCTACTGAAAGATTTCTTCCTCTCTGACAAgcacaaatgtataatgacaagcCCCAGTTTGTGTCTTGTCTGTGAAATGTCCTCACTTTTTCATGCTATGTACTCTGGGAGCAGAACTCCTCACATTCCCTATAAGTTACTGCACCTGATATGGATTCATGCAGAACACTTAGCAGGGTACAGACAGCAGGATGCCCACGAGTTCCTTATTGCAATATTAGACGTGCTGCATAGACATAGCAAGGATGATAGTGTTGGGCAGGAGGCCAATAACCCCAACTGCTGTAACTGCATCATAGACCAAATATTTACAGGTGGTTTGCAGTCAGATGTCACATGTCAAGTTTGCCATACTGTTTCCACCACAATAGACCCATGCTGGGACATCAGTTTggacttgcctggctcttgtgccACATTCAGTTCCCAGAGCCCAGAAAGGGTTGACAGCACAGTGAGTAGGGATGACCACATACCAGGAATCCCCTCACTCACAGACTGCTTACAATGGTTTACAAGGCCAGAGCATCTAGGAAGCAGTGCCAAAATCAAGTGCAGTAGTTGCCAAAGCTACCAGGAATCTACCAAACAGCTCACAATGAAGAAATTACCCATTGTGGCCTGTTTTCATCTCAAGCGGTTTGAACATGTAGGCAAACAGAGACGAAAGATTAATACTTTTATCTCCTTTCCCTTGGAGCTGGACATGACTCCGTTTTTGGCCTCCACTAAAGAGAGCAGAATGAAAGAAGGCCAGCCATCAACAGATCATGCATCCATTGAGAATAAGTATTCCTTATTTGCAGTGATTAATCACCATGGAACTTTGGAAAGTGGACACTACACCAGCTTTATCCGGCAACAAAAGGACCAGTGGTTCAGCTGTGATGATGCTGTCATCACCAAGGCTACCATTGAGGACTTACTCTACAGTGAAGGATATTTACTGTTTTATCACAAACAGGGTCTAGAGAAAGACTAG